One segment of Phoenix dactylifera cultivar Barhee BC4 unplaced genomic scaffold, palm_55x_up_171113_PBpolish2nd_filt_p 000643F, whole genome shotgun sequence DNA contains the following:
- the LOC120106807 gene encoding protein translation factor SUI1 homolog, with the protein MSDLDVQIPTAYDPFAEANAGDSGAGSKEYVHVRIQQRNGRKSLTTVQGLKKEFSYNKILKDLKKEFCCNGTVVQDPELGQVIQLQGDQRKNVATFLVQAGIVKKEHIKIHGF; encoded by the exons ATGTCTGATCTTGACGTCCAGATCCCAACTGCTTACG ATCCGTTTGCTGAGGCAAATGCTGGGGACTCTGGTGCTGGCTCAAAAGAGTATGTGCATGTGCGCATACAACAGCGCAATGGCAGGAAGAGTCTGACTACGGTACAAGGATTGAAAAAGGAATTTAGCTATAACAAGATCTTAAAGGATCTCAAGAAGGAGTTCTGCTGCAATGGTACTGTTGTCCAGGACCCAGAGCTGGGCCAG GTCATTCAACTTCAAGGTGACCAGCGAAAGAATGTGGCCACTTTCCTTGTCCAG GCTGGCATCGTGAAGAAAGAACACATAAAGATACATGGTTTCTAA